The following coding sequences are from one Musa acuminata AAA Group cultivar baxijiao chromosome BXJ2-4, Cavendish_Baxijiao_AAA, whole genome shotgun sequence window:
- the LOC103983375 gene encoding probable cyclic nucleotide-gated ion channel 5 isoform X1, with translation MFDCSYKAQYMEGQKEKFVRLEESSPRLSFASDAGRMNKCGFHVQGAARKSNNPSKSFRKGMKKGSEGLISLGRSLRSGVSRAVFSEELKATEKKIFDPQDVLLLRMNRLFVASCILSIAVDPLFFYLPVIDQDSNCVGIDRKLAATSTTLRTLIDAFYLIRMALQFRTAYIAPSSRVFGRGELVIDPTQIAIRYLRRYFIIDFLAVLPLPQFVVWSFLHRSTDSDVLDTKNSLLFIVMLQYIPRLVRTFPLTAELRRTAGIFAETAWAGAAYYLLWYMLASHIVGAFWYLLSVDRDDDCWQLACKNFDGCNVKYLYCGNAHLDGYDIWQNVSAGVLEQYCSVADDNTEFNFGIYTQALTSGIIASNKFFSKLCYCLWWGLQNLSTLGQGLVTSTYPGEVIFSIALAIFGLILMALLIGNMQTYLQSLTIRLEEMRVKRRDSEQWMHHRLLPQDLRERVRRYDQYKWLETRGVDEESLVQTLPKDLRRDIKRHLCLGLVRRVPLFANMDERLLDAICERLKPSLYTENTYIVREGDPVDEMLFIIRGRLESITTDGGRSGFFNRSILKEGDFCGEELLTWALDPKSGANLPSSTRTVKALTEVEAFALFADELKFVASQFRRLHSRQVQHTFRFYSQQWRTWAACFIQAAWRRYSKRKAAELRRREEMADLDDNGGWSSSLGATIYASRFAANALRGLHRQRSKSVRELVALQKPPEPDFAVDDG, from the exons ATGTTCGATTGCAGTTACAAAGCACAGTACATGGAGGGCCAGAAGGAGAAATTTGTAAG GCTGGAGGAGTCAAGTCCGAGATTATCCTTTGCTTCTGATGCAGGAAGAATGAACAAATGTGGGTTTCACGTCCAGGGGGCCGCCCGGAAATCCAATAACCCGTCGAAATCTTTCAGGAAAGGGATGAAGAAGGGGTCGGAAGGGCTTATTTCGCTCGGCCGATCCCTTCGGTCCGGCGTTTCTAGGGCAGTTTTCTCCGAAGAACTCAAGGCGACCGAGAAGAAGATCTTTGATCCTCAGGATGTGCTCCTTCTTCGAATGAACAGGCTGTTCGTAGCATCATGCATTCTTTCCATAGCTGTGGATCCCTTGTTCTTCTATCTCCCTGTCATCGACCAAGATTCCAATTGCGTTGGCATCGACCGCAAGTTAGCAGCCACGTCGACCACATTGCGGACGCTGATCGACGCCTTCTACCTCATTCGAATGGCTCTTCAGTTCCGCACTGCGTACATCGCTCCGTCGTCCCGGGTTTTTGGTAGAGGCGAGCTTGTGATTGACCCTACGCAGATAGCAATTCGGTATCTGAGACGATACTTCATCATCGATTTCCTTGCGGTGTTACCTCTCCCTCAG TTTGTAGTTTGGAGTTTCCTTCACAGATCGACAGATTCTGATGTGCTGGATACCAagaattcattgcttttcattgtCATGCTTCAGTATATACCAAGATTGGTTAGAACTTTTCCTTTGACAGCAGAGTTGAGAAGGACTGCTGGCATCTTTGCCGAAACTGCTTGGGCTGGTGCAGCCTATTATTTGCTATGGTATATGCTTGCTAGTCAT ATAGTAGGTGCTTTCTGGTACTTATTATCAGTCGATCGCGATGATGATTGCTGGCAATTAGCTTGCAAGAATTTTGACGGATGCAATGTGAAGTATTTATATTGTGGTAATGCACATCTAGATGGCTATGATATCTGGCAAAATGTCAGTGCAGGAGTTCTTGAGCAGTACTGTTCAGTAGCTGATGACAATACAGAATTCAACTTTGGAATTTATACACAGGCCTTGACTTCTGGAATCATTGCATCAAACAAGTTCTTCTCCAAACTTTGCTATTGTTTGTGGTGGGGTCTGCAGAACCTCAG TACCCTTGGCCAAGGTCTGGTGACAAGTACTTACCCCGGAGAAGTCATCTTCTCCATAGCCCTCGCTATATTTGGACTCATTCTCATGGCCCTCCTCATCGGCAACATGCAG ACTTATCTTCAGTCTCTGACGATACGGCTGGAGGAGATGAGAGTGAAGAGGCGGGACTCCGAGCAGTGGATGCACCACCGCCTGCTGCCGCAAGATCTCCGGGAGCGCGTCCGCCGGTACGACCAGTACAAGTGGCTGGAGACGCGGGGGGTGGACGAGGAAAGCTTGGTGCAGACCCTCCCCAAGGACCTCAGGCGAGACATCAAGCGCCACCTTTGTCTCGGCTTGGTCAGAAGG GTGCCTCTGTTCGCGAACATGGACGAGCGATTGCTCGACGCCATATGCGAAAGACTCAAGCCCAGTCTGTACACCGAGAACACCTACATCGTAAGAGAAGGAGATCCTGTCGACGAGATGCTCTTCATCATACGAGGCCGCCTGGAGAGCATCACCACCGATGGCGGGAGAAGTGGCTTCTTCAACAGGAGCATACTCAAGGAGGGAGACTTCTGCGGCGAGGAACTGCTGACTTGGGCCCTGGATCCCAAGTCCGGCGCCAATCTTCCCTCTTCCACTCGGACCGTGAAGGCTCTGACGGAGGTGGAAGCCTTCGCGCTGTTCGCCGACGAGCTAAAGTTCGTGGCCAGCCAGTTCCGGCGGCTCCACAGCCGGCAGGTCCAACACACGTTTCGGTTCTACTCGCAGCAGTGGCGTACGTGGGCGGCCTGCTTCATCCAGGCCGCGTGGCGGCGCTACTCCAAGCGTAAGGCGGCGGAGCTGAGGCGCAGGGAGGAGATGGCGGACCTGGACGACAACGGCGGCTGGTCCTCCAGTCTCGGGGCGACCATATACGCCTCGCGCTTCGCGGCCAACGCGCTTCGCGGGCTTCACCGGCAGCGAAGCAAGAGCGTGAGAGAGCTGGTGGCGCTGCAGAAGCCTCCTGAGCCTGACTTCGCCGTGGACGATGGGTGA
- the LOC103983375 gene encoding probable cyclic nucleotide-gated ion channel 5 isoform X2, translating into MNKCGFHVQGAARKSNNPSKSFRKGMKKGSEGLISLGRSLRSGVSRAVFSEELKATEKKIFDPQDVLLLRMNRLFVASCILSIAVDPLFFYLPVIDQDSNCVGIDRKLAATSTTLRTLIDAFYLIRMALQFRTAYIAPSSRVFGRGELVIDPTQIAIRYLRRYFIIDFLAVLPLPQFVVWSFLHRSTDSDVLDTKNSLLFIVMLQYIPRLVRTFPLTAELRRTAGIFAETAWAGAAYYLLWYMLASHIVGAFWYLLSVDRDDDCWQLACKNFDGCNVKYLYCGNAHLDGYDIWQNVSAGVLEQYCSVADDNTEFNFGIYTQALTSGIIASNKFFSKLCYCLWWGLQNLSTLGQGLVTSTYPGEVIFSIALAIFGLILMALLIGNMQTYLQSLTIRLEEMRVKRRDSEQWMHHRLLPQDLRERVRRYDQYKWLETRGVDEESLVQTLPKDLRRDIKRHLCLGLVRRVPLFANMDERLLDAICERLKPSLYTENTYIVREGDPVDEMLFIIRGRLESITTDGGRSGFFNRSILKEGDFCGEELLTWALDPKSGANLPSSTRTVKALTEVEAFALFADELKFVASQFRRLHSRQVQHTFRFYSQQWRTWAACFIQAAWRRYSKRKAAELRRREEMADLDDNGGWSSSLGATIYASRFAANALRGLHRQRSKSVRELVALQKPPEPDFAVDDG; encoded by the exons ATGAACAAATGTGGGTTTCACGTCCAGGGGGCCGCCCGGAAATCCAATAACCCGTCGAAATCTTTCAGGAAAGGGATGAAGAAGGGGTCGGAAGGGCTTATTTCGCTCGGCCGATCCCTTCGGTCCGGCGTTTCTAGGGCAGTTTTCTCCGAAGAACTCAAGGCGACCGAGAAGAAGATCTTTGATCCTCAGGATGTGCTCCTTCTTCGAATGAACAGGCTGTTCGTAGCATCATGCATTCTTTCCATAGCTGTGGATCCCTTGTTCTTCTATCTCCCTGTCATCGACCAAGATTCCAATTGCGTTGGCATCGACCGCAAGTTAGCAGCCACGTCGACCACATTGCGGACGCTGATCGACGCCTTCTACCTCATTCGAATGGCTCTTCAGTTCCGCACTGCGTACATCGCTCCGTCGTCCCGGGTTTTTGGTAGAGGCGAGCTTGTGATTGACCCTACGCAGATAGCAATTCGGTATCTGAGACGATACTTCATCATCGATTTCCTTGCGGTGTTACCTCTCCCTCAG TTTGTAGTTTGGAGTTTCCTTCACAGATCGACAGATTCTGATGTGCTGGATACCAagaattcattgcttttcattgtCATGCTTCAGTATATACCAAGATTGGTTAGAACTTTTCCTTTGACAGCAGAGTTGAGAAGGACTGCTGGCATCTTTGCCGAAACTGCTTGGGCTGGTGCAGCCTATTATTTGCTATGGTATATGCTTGCTAGTCAT ATAGTAGGTGCTTTCTGGTACTTATTATCAGTCGATCGCGATGATGATTGCTGGCAATTAGCTTGCAAGAATTTTGACGGATGCAATGTGAAGTATTTATATTGTGGTAATGCACATCTAGATGGCTATGATATCTGGCAAAATGTCAGTGCAGGAGTTCTTGAGCAGTACTGTTCAGTAGCTGATGACAATACAGAATTCAACTTTGGAATTTATACACAGGCCTTGACTTCTGGAATCATTGCATCAAACAAGTTCTTCTCCAAACTTTGCTATTGTTTGTGGTGGGGTCTGCAGAACCTCAG TACCCTTGGCCAAGGTCTGGTGACAAGTACTTACCCCGGAGAAGTCATCTTCTCCATAGCCCTCGCTATATTTGGACTCATTCTCATGGCCCTCCTCATCGGCAACATGCAG ACTTATCTTCAGTCTCTGACGATACGGCTGGAGGAGATGAGAGTGAAGAGGCGGGACTCCGAGCAGTGGATGCACCACCGCCTGCTGCCGCAAGATCTCCGGGAGCGCGTCCGCCGGTACGACCAGTACAAGTGGCTGGAGACGCGGGGGGTGGACGAGGAAAGCTTGGTGCAGACCCTCCCCAAGGACCTCAGGCGAGACATCAAGCGCCACCTTTGTCTCGGCTTGGTCAGAAGG GTGCCTCTGTTCGCGAACATGGACGAGCGATTGCTCGACGCCATATGCGAAAGACTCAAGCCCAGTCTGTACACCGAGAACACCTACATCGTAAGAGAAGGAGATCCTGTCGACGAGATGCTCTTCATCATACGAGGCCGCCTGGAGAGCATCACCACCGATGGCGGGAGAAGTGGCTTCTTCAACAGGAGCATACTCAAGGAGGGAGACTTCTGCGGCGAGGAACTGCTGACTTGGGCCCTGGATCCCAAGTCCGGCGCCAATCTTCCCTCTTCCACTCGGACCGTGAAGGCTCTGACGGAGGTGGAAGCCTTCGCGCTGTTCGCCGACGAGCTAAAGTTCGTGGCCAGCCAGTTCCGGCGGCTCCACAGCCGGCAGGTCCAACACACGTTTCGGTTCTACTCGCAGCAGTGGCGTACGTGGGCGGCCTGCTTCATCCAGGCCGCGTGGCGGCGCTACTCCAAGCGTAAGGCGGCGGAGCTGAGGCGCAGGGAGGAGATGGCGGACCTGGACGACAACGGCGGCTGGTCCTCCAGTCTCGGGGCGACCATATACGCCTCGCGCTTCGCGGCCAACGCGCTTCGCGGGCTTCACCGGCAGCGAAGCAAGAGCGTGAGAGAGCTGGTGGCGCTGCAGAAGCCTCCTGAGCCTGACTTCGCCGTGGACGATGGGTGA